In Elaeis guineensis isolate ETL-2024a chromosome 1, EG11, whole genome shotgun sequence, a genomic segment contains:
- the LOC105036214 gene encoding uncharacterized protein: MVFLPRESMELEQILKMGLILFFLWSSSCLLVPSMVDATGAIRFGNDTDYLSLLAFKDQITRDPLNALRSWNNTIQFCNWKGVTCSRKHKQRVVSLDLSSWGLEGYLSPSIGNLTFLHRLSLGNNGFFSEIPLELGRLRQLKNLNLSFNSFQGEIPSNLTYCTELKILALNDNQLTGKIPVEITSLMKLVELYLGRNTLTGVIPPSIGNLSSLAWLSLLFNHLGGSIPDDIGRLTTLELFQASANGLTGTIPSKLYNISSLQDFYVAQNKLHGSIPSNIGIAFPSFVSLALGGNQFDGPIPTTLGNASVLEYIDISDNNFSGRVPSELGRLPRLYHLNVEENHLEAGDAKGWEFLDSLTNCSRLTVLALDYNMLEGMLPNSIVNLSSQLQVLLLDENHISGRIPHGIENLANLYFLTFSQNLFTGAIPESIGKLARLEKLDLSFNRFIGQIPFSLGNLTLLTELTLGQNYLQGPISPSLGKLQHLSILDLSTNHLTGTIPKEILSIPALSRYLDLSDNSLVGSLPAEVGRLENLQALDISRNMLSGNIPSTLGDCEILQYLYLSNNLFQGTIPQSLSSIGGLQVLDLSYNNLTGPIPTFLEDLKQLQMLNLSFNHLEGEMPVKGFFKNATQVSIKGNSRLCGGVPELRLPACPGKSCKKRKWPLLLKIVIPIAGAVLCVILLFSIFILPRKWKSKNNAPIVSSLEDQFPRVSYTDLIRATDGFSSTNLIGRGGYGSVYKGVLSPHQTTVAVKVFDLQNQGASKSFLAECEVLRSARHRNLVKVMTCCSMVDFRGHDFKALVFEFIPNGSLEKWLHPELDGRHHMESLSLLQRLNIAIDVADAVDYLHNNCQPSIVHCDLKPSNILIDNEMIAHVGDFGLARVMSKATAISLADKSSSIRIKGTLGYIAPEYGASGQVSTSGDVYSYGIFLFEMLTGKSPVDDMFKDGLSLRKFVEIAFSERVMAIVDPLMPLVEDESKTRECLISMARTGLSCSNGSVRERLNISDVATTMHAIRDAYLGTQVH; this comes from the exons ATGGTTTTTCTTCCACGAGAAAGCATGGAACTTGAACAGATACTGAAGATGGGGTTGATCTTGTTCTTCCTCTGGTCCTCCTCATGCTTACTGGTGCCATCCATGGTTGATGCCACGGGAGCTATTCGGTTTGGAAATGACACTGACTATCTATCTCTGCTTGCTTTCAAAGATCAAATAACTCGCGATCCTTTGAATGCTCTAAGATCATGGAACAACACCATACAATTCTGCAACTGGAAGGGTGTCACATGCAGCAGGAAGCACAAGCAGAGGGTCGTCTCCTTGGACCTCAGCTCTTGGGGATTGGAGGGCTATCTCTCCCCCTCTATTGGAAACCTCACCTTCCTCCACCGACTCAGCCTCGGAAACAATGGTTTCTTCAGTGAGATCCCATTGGAGTTGGGCCGTTTGCGTCAGCTGAAAAATCTCAACCTGAGTTTCAATTCATTCCAAGGAGAAATCCCCTCCAACTTGACCTACTGCACCGAGCTTAAAATTCTCGCCTTGAACGACAACCAGCTCACGGGCAAGATTCCAGTGGAAATCACCTCCCTCATGAAGCTTGTTGAGCTATATCTCGGGAGAAACACATTGACCGGTGTTATTCCACCTTCCATTGGTAACCTATCATCACTCGCATGGCTCTCCCTCCTTTTCAATCACCTGGGTGGAAGCATTCCGGATGACATCGGCCGCCTCACGACCCTTGAACTTTTTCAAGCAAGTGCCAACGGTCTTACAGGTACAATTCCTAGTAAGCTTTACAACATCTCATCACTGCAAGACTTCTATGTGGCTCAAAATAAGCTGCACGGAAGCATTCCATCTAATATAGGCATCGCTTTTCCTAGTTTTGTATCCCTCGCATTGGGTGGTAACCAGTTTGATGGACCCATTCCAACTACATTGGGAAATGCCTCGGTACTTGAATACATTGACATTTCAGATAATAATTTTAGTGGAAGGGTGCCATCTGAGCTGGGAAGGCTACCACGCCTTTACCATCTTAATGTTGAAGAGAATCATCTGGAAGCAGGGGATGCCAAGGGATGGGAATTTCTCGACTCTCTCACAAACTGCAGCCGGTTAACGGTGTTGGCACTCGACTACAATATGCTGGAAGGCATGTTGCCCAACTCGATAGTCAACCTCTCTTCCCAGCTCCAAGTATTGCTTCTGGATGAAAACCATATATCAGGGAGAATCCCTCATGGAATTGAAAACCTAGCCAACCTCTACTTTCTCACTTTCTCCCAGAACCTTTTCACTGGTGCTATTCCAGAAAGCATCGGTAAGCTTGCGAGGTTAGAGAAGCTAGACTTGTCTTTTAATAGGTTTATAGGGCAGATTCCATTCTCTTTAGGCAATCTCACGCTACTGACAGAACTCACTTTGGGCCAGAATTACCTGCAAGGCCCCATTTCTCCAAGTCTTGGAAAGCTGCAACACCTATCAATCTTGGACCTCTCTACCAATCATCTTACTGGAACCATACCCAAAGAGATTTTAAGTATTCCTGCCTTGTCCCGTTATCTAGATTTATCTGACAATTCATTGGTTGGATCTCTCCCTGCAGAGGTCGGGAGACTAGAGAATCTACAAGCTTTAGATATTTCTAGGAACATGCTGTCTGGTAATATTCCCAGTACACTTGGTGACTGTGAGATCTTGCAGTACTTATATCTGAGTAACAACTTGTTCCAAGGGACAATTCCCCAATCCTTGAGCAGCATTGGAGGCCTTCAAGTACTAGATCTCTCATATAACAATTTAACAGGGCCTATTCCAACATTTCTAGAGGACTTGAAACAATTGCAAATGTTGAATTTGTCCTTCAATCATCTCGAAGGTGAAATGCCAGTAAAGGGGTTCTTTAAAAATGCTACTCAGGTTTCCATAAAAGGAAATAGTCGACTCTGTGGGGGTGTTCCAGAATTACGCTTGCCCGCATGCCCAGGAAAGTCATGCAAAAAGAGAAAGTGGCCTCTGCTACTGAAAATAGTGATTCCAATAGCTGGTGCGGTCTTGTGTGTGATCCTTCTATTCTCCATTTTTATCCTTCCACGGAAAtggaagtccaaaaataatgctCCAATTGTATCTTCATTGGAAGACCAATTCCCCAGAGTTTCTTACACTGATCTGATAAGAGCAACTGATGGATTCTCTTCCACTAATCTCATTGGCAGAGGAGGGTATGGTTCTGTCTATAAGGGCGTCTTGAGTCCTCACCAAACTACTGTTGCTGTGAAGGTTTTCGACCTTCAAAATCAAGGAGCTTCGAAGAGCTTTCTAGCTGAATGTGAGGTGCTAAGAAGTGCTCGACATCGAAATCTCGTCAAGGTTATGACTTGCTGCTCAATGGTTGATTTCAGAGGCCATGATTTCAAAGCTCTGGTTTTTGAGTTCATTCCTAATGGAAGTCTAGAGAAATGGTTACATCCAGAGTTAGATGGGCGGCATCATATGGAAAGCCTAAGCCTGCTTCAAAGGTTAAACATAGCGATTGATGTGGCTGATGCAGTAGACTACCTTCATAATAATTGTCAGCCATCCATTGTTCATTGTGATCTAAAGCCTAGTAATATATTGATTGATAATGAGATGATTGCTCATGTGGGAGACTTTGGTCTGGCAAGGGTCATGTCTAAAGCTACAGCAATCTCCTTGGCAGACAAGAGTAGCTCAATCCGGATAAAAGGAACCCTTGGATATATTGCTCCAG AATATGGCGCAAGTGGTCAGGTATCTACTTCTGGTGATGTTTATAGCTATGGAATCTTTCTTTTCGAGATGCTTACCGGAAAGAGTCCCGTTGATGATATGTTTAAAGATGGCCTAAGCCTTCGAAAGTTTGTAGAGATAGCTTTTTCTGAAAGAGTTATGGCAATTGTGGATCCGCTAATGCCACTTGTAGAGGATGAGAGTAAAACTCGTGAATGCTTAATATCCATGGCAAGAACAGGTCTTTCTTGCTCAAATGGGTCAGTGAGAGAAAGATTGAATATAAGTGATGTTGCCACAACCATGCATGCAATTAGAGATGCCTATCTTGGGActcaagttcattag